TTTTCTATACCGTGTGCAATGGGTGAAGAGCCCTATTCACTTGCTATCTATCTGTTGGAACACGGGAAAGCAGAATTTTTTATCGATGCATCCGATATAAGTGCCCAAGCCATTCAAGAGGCAAACGAAGGCTGTTATCTTCATACGAAATTTCGATATATGCCCGAAAAGCTTTTTAAAAAGTATTTCCGGCAAAAGGGGAACCGATTCTGTATTGATGAACAGATAAAGAAGTATATTTCCTTTTCTGTAAAAAACCTTTTCAATTTGGAAAGAGAATCTTCAAAATATGATTTTATTTTGTGTCGAAATCTTTTTATCTATTTTGATCAAAAGAAAAAACTTGAGGCTTTACAGATTTTGAGTGAACGATTGCTCACTGGAGGCTATCTCATTGTTGGAAAAGCAGACCATATAGATAAAGATATTGCAAACTTGAAAAAAATAGGATATAAACATTTAAAAATTTTTCGAAAAGAGGCGTAATGAAAGCGGTTGTGATACTGAGTGGAGGAATGGATAGTAGCATCACGGCGTATATGGCAAAAAAAGACGGGTATGAGATCATCGCTGTTCATTTCAATTATGGACAGAGAACAGAGCAAAAGGAGCTGGAAGCTTTTCGAGCTATTGCCGGCGAACTCAATGCTAAAACATATGAGATAGATCTTCCCTTCTTTGAGCAAATAGGAGCTTCGGCTTTGATAGATACCAATATAGCTATTCCAAAGCAGGGGATTGAACCTGGTATCCCTGTTACCTATGTCCCTTTTAGGAATGGAATTTTTTTGAGTGTTGCTGCCGCCATCGCTGAGAAAGAAGGGGCTGATTCTATTTATATAGGCGTTGTTGAAGAGGATAGTAGCGGATATCCAGATTGTCGTGAGGATTTTATCCAAAAA
The Nitratiruptor sp. SB155-2 genome window above contains:
- a CDS encoding CheR family methyltransferase; this encodes MDCYEEIKRYFYKVTGIRFDSKIDIVNEKIERAIRLLGYDECSSFIHDVKNDSDVLQKLIDLLTVSMSYFYREIEHFEFIEKELCAKQNKIFSIPCAMGEEPYSLAIYLLEHGKAEFFIDASDISAQAIQEANEGCYLHTKFRYMPEKLFKKYFRQKGNRFCIDEQIKKYISFSVKNLFNLERESSKYDFILCRNLFIYFDQKKKLEALQILSERLLTGGYLIVGKADHIDKDIANLKKIGYKHLKIFRKEA
- the queC gene encoding 7-cyano-7-deazaguanine synthase QueC; this translates as MKAVVILSGGMDSSITAYMAKKDGYEIIAVHFNYGQRTEQKELEAFRAIAGELNAKTYEIDLPFFEQIGASALIDTNIAIPKQGIEPGIPVTYVPFRNGIFLSVAAAIAEKEGADSIYIGVVEEDSSGYPDCREDFIQKMESAINAGTKPETDIKIKTPLIHLRKEDIVQLGLSLGVPLEKTWSCYESEDEACGECDSCRLRLKGFEKAGAKDKIPYKST